From Vitis vinifera cultivar Pinot Noir 40024 chromosome 5, ASM3070453v1, the proteins below share one genomic window:
- the LOC100242901 gene encoding LOW QUALITY PROTEIN: probable glucan endo-1,3-beta-glucosidase A6 (The sequence of the model RefSeq protein was modified relative to this genomic sequence to represent the inferred CDS: inserted 1 base in 1 codon), with protein sequence MEKHSSGDEVTEMCLLALSFFSFLAFTHAEIPSKIGVNYGQLGDNLPSPSQSIELIKSMKAGRVKLYDANPEILNLLSGTKIQVSIMVPNQEISNISSNQTLADQWVRDNVLSYYPQTMIRFIVVGNEVLSYYSDRDRETWSNLVPAMRRIKKSLQANNIPNIKVGTSVAMDVMESSFPPSSGMFRSDILDTVMVPLLEFLSGTNSFFFLDVYPYLAWSANPSNISLDYALFRDGNLNYTDPISNLTYTNLLDEMLDSVIFAMEKLGYPNIRLLISETGWPNAGDVDQPGANVYNAALXNQNLIKKMTAKPAVGTPARPGMTIPTFIFALYNENQKRGPGTERHWGLLDCNGKPVYGVDLTGELESNDDQLPMPQNNKPYQGKIWCVVASEVNPEQLVSALIYACSQGNGTCDALMPGKECYEPFSLLSHASYAFSSYWAKFRSLGANCYFNGLAVQTTEDPSRGSCKFPTVTL encoded by the exons ATGGAGAAACACAGCTCTGGAGATGAAGTGACAGAGATGTGTCTTCTTgctctttctttcttctctttccttGCATTCACGC ATGCAGAGATTCCAAGCAAGATTGGTGTCAATTATGGGCAGCTGGGTGACAACTTGCCATCCCCATCACAATCCATCGAGCTCATCAAATCAATGAAGGCTGGTCGGGTTAAGCTCTACGACGCCAACCCTGAAATCTTGAATCTTCTATCAGGAACCAAAATTCAGGTTTCCATCATGGTTCCAAACCAAGAAATCTCAAACATCTCTTCAAACCAAACCTTAGCGGACCAGTGGGTGCGCGATAATGTTCTTTCTTACTATCCCCAAACCATGATTAGGTTCATAGTTGTTGGGAACGAAGTCCTCAGTTATTACTCAGACCGTGATCGTGAAACTTGGTCTAATCTTGTACCAGCCATGCGCCGCATCAAGAAATCCCTTCAAGCTAACAACATCCCAAACATCAAAGTTGGTACTTCTGTGGCAATGGACGTAATGGAATCAAGCTTTCCACCATCAAGTGGAATGTTTCGGTCTGACATTCTGGACACTGTGATGGTACCATTGCTAGAATTTTTGAGTGGAACCAATTCATTCTTCTTCCTCGATGTGTATCCATACTTGGCATGGTCTGCAAACCCCTCCAACATAAGCCTAGACTATGCACTGTTTAGAGATGGAAATCTTAATTACACCGACCCCATTAGCAACCTCACCTACACTAATCTCCTAGACGAAATGCTTGATTCAGTGATCTTCGCCATGGAAAAACTTGGTTATCCAAATATCCGGCTTTTGATTTCAGAAACAGGCTGGCCTAATGCTGGTGATGTCGACCAACCTGGTGCAAATGTCTACAATGCTGCAT ACAACCAAAATCTCATCAAGAAGATGACAGCTAAACCAGCGGTTGGGACACCAGCGCGACCAGGTATGACCATACCAACCTTTATATTCGCATTGTACAATGAGAACCAAAAGAGGGGTCCAGGGACTGAGAGGCACTGGGGTTTATTGGACTGCAATGGAAAACCGGTGTATGGTGTCGACCTAACTGGCGAGCTGGAGTCGAACGATGATCAGCTACCAATGCCACAAAATAACAAGCCTTACCAAGGAAAGATATGGTGTGTGGTTGCCAGTGAAGTGAATCCTGAGCAGCTGGTGTCAGCTCTAATATATGCATGTAGTCAGGGCAACGGGACCTGCGATGCTCTTATGCCAGGGAAGGAGTGTTATGAACCGTTTTCCTTACTTTCGCACGCAAGCTATGCTTTTAGCTCATACTGGGCTAAGTTTCGGAGCCTGGGAGCCAATTGCTACTTCAATGGACTGGCTGTTCAAACAACTGAGGATCCAA GTCGTGGATCTTGCAAGTTCCCTACCGTGACTCTTTAA
- the LOC100260088 gene encoding rho GDP-dissociation inhibitor 1 isoform X2: MSALVGAISKDFTFNPVMEKEENKDGEPTRECDDSEKPDDEGREDDEDDEAEEDGKPKSEKELENKELELGPQVSLKEQLEKDKDDESLRRWKEQLLGTVDFSAVGESNEPEVRIQSLSILCKDRPDLVFAIPLAANSKDRLFTLKEGSRYHLKFSFVVSNNIVSGLKYIHTVWKTGIKVDNTRIMLGTFSPQQEPYTYELEEETTPSGMFARGSYSARSKFIDDDRKCYLDFSYTFDIQKNWPSAS; the protein is encoded by the exons ATGTCAGCCCTTGTGGGAGCTATTTCCAAAGATTTCACTTTCAATCCTGTAATGGAGAAAGAGGAGAACAAGGATGGCGAACCAACCCGTGAATGTGATGACTCAGAGAAGCCTGACGATGAGGGTCGTGaagatgatgaggatgatgaggCGGAAGAGGATGGCAAGCCCAAATCTGAGAAAGAGTTGGAGAATAAAGAATTGGAACTTGGTCCTCAGGTCTCTCTTAAGGAGCAGCTTGAGAAAGATAAG GATGACGAAAGTTTGAGAAGATGGAAGGAGCAGCTTCTTGGCACTGTTGATTTCTCTGCTGTTGGAG AGAGTAATGAGCCTGAGGTTCGAATACAAAGCCTCTCAATCCTGTGTAAGGACCGCCCTGATCTGGTGTTTGCAATTCCATTAGCTGCCAATTCCAAGGACCGTCTCTTCACCCTCAAGGAAGGAAGCCGATACCACCTCAAGTTCTCCTTTGTCGTCTCTAACAACATCGTCTCCGGCCTTAAATATATACACACTGTCTGGAAGACTGGTATTAAAG TGGACAATACAAGAATAATGCTGGGAACTTTCAGTCCACAACAAGAGCCATATACTTATGAGTTGGAAGAAGAAACTACTCCTTCAGGCATGTTCGCAAGGGGTTCATATTCTGCAAGAAGCAAG TTTATAGATGATGATAGAAAATGCTATTTGGATTTCAGTTACACCTTTGACATTCAAAAAAACTGGCCATCAGCCTCTTGA
- the LOC100260088 gene encoding rho GDP-dissociation inhibitor 1 isoform X1, whose protein sequence is MSALVGAISKDFTFNPVMEKEENKDGEPTRECDDSEKPDDEGREDDEDDEAEEDGKPKSEKELENKELELGPQVSLKEQLEKDKVYSLSVSMFILKCTPLDDFVFLLLSKDDESLRRWKEQLLGTVDFSAVGESNEPEVRIQSLSILCKDRPDLVFAIPLAANSKDRLFTLKEGSRYHLKFSFVVSNNIVSGLKYIHTVWKTGIKVDNTRIMLGTFSPQQEPYTYELEEETTPSGMFARGSYSARSKFIDDDRKCYLDFSYTFDIQKNWPSAS, encoded by the exons ATGTCAGCCCTTGTGGGAGCTATTTCCAAAGATTTCACTTTCAATCCTGTAATGGAGAAAGAGGAGAACAAGGATGGCGAACCAACCCGTGAATGTGATGACTCAGAGAAGCCTGACGATGAGGGTCGTGaagatgatgaggatgatgaggCGGAAGAGGATGGCAAGCCCAAATCTGAGAAAGAGTTGGAGAATAAAGAATTGGAACTTGGTCCTCAGGTCTCTCTTAAGGAGCAGCTTGAGAAAGATAAGGTTTATTCTCTCTCAGTTTCCATGTTTATATTGAAATGTACTCCGCTTGATGATTTTGTCTTTCTGTTGCTTTCAAAGGATGACGAAAGTTTGAGAAGATGGAAGGAGCAGCTTCTTGGCACTGTTGATTTCTCTGCTGTTGGAG AGAGTAATGAGCCTGAGGTTCGAATACAAAGCCTCTCAATCCTGTGTAAGGACCGCCCTGATCTGGTGTTTGCAATTCCATTAGCTGCCAATTCCAAGGACCGTCTCTTCACCCTCAAGGAAGGAAGCCGATACCACCTCAAGTTCTCCTTTGTCGTCTCTAACAACATCGTCTCCGGCCTTAAATATATACACACTGTCTGGAAGACTGGTATTAAAG TGGACAATACAAGAATAATGCTGGGAACTTTCAGTCCACAACAAGAGCCATATACTTATGAGTTGGAAGAAGAAACTACTCCTTCAGGCATGTTCGCAAGGGGTTCATATTCTGCAAGAAGCAAG TTTATAGATGATGATAGAAAATGCTATTTGGATTTCAGTTACACCTTTGACATTCAAAAAAACTGGCCATCAGCCTCTTGA